A stretch of Sulfurimonas xiamenensis DNA encodes these proteins:
- a CDS encoding DUF6394 family protein: MDWGKVIYVFFSLMSLTSIAGFLYEHSAVALFVAGSLNLVSTFLKIGVRNLLSAELLASSLVADLHLIPAFIYLEVVGNLEWAIALTIGALIANLFSMGLVYIESSKNRDEY, translated from the coding sequence ATGGATTGGGGTAAGGTAATATATGTATTTTTCTCGTTAATGAGTTTAACATCAATTGCGGGATTTTTGTATGAGCACAGTGCTGTGGCGCTATTTGTCGCGGGAAGTTTAAATTTAGTTTCAACATTTTTAAAAATAGGTGTTAGAAATCTTCTTTCTGCTGAGCTATTGGCTTCATCTCTCGTAGCTGATTTACATCTTATACCGGCATTTATATATTTGGAAGTTGTTGGAAATTTAGAGTGGGCTATCGCTTTGACTATCGGTGCATTGATAGCAAATTTATTCTCTATGGGACTTGTTTATATAGAGAGTTCGAAAAATCGTGATGAGTATTAG
- the secF gene encoding protein translocase subunit SecF → MEFFKYTRTFNFMGKSKLAMILSIVLVLSSFALLATKGLNYGVDFAGGTIVQVKYTTDAPIDDMREKLKGNKIFEDATITEFGSAEEVVIRMKTTTGNVTVDIGDVTRESLKDTGEFEVRRVDIVGPKVGSELKEKGIMSLILAIVGILIYVAFRFEWRFAVASIIALVHDVSIALGAIVLVGLEVNLDVLAALLTILGYSLNDTIIVFDRIRESVVKTRESELSEIIDDSITKTLARTTLTSLTTLFVVFTLFMFGGEIIHAFAFTLLVGIVIGTYSSIFVASPILLLFGFDVKKYHIKLAEKAKREAEKERMRSQFESGVM, encoded by the coding sequence ATGGAATTTTTTAAATATACAAGAACCTTTAATTTTATGGGCAAGTCAAAACTTGCAATGATTTTATCAATAGTTTTAGTTTTAAGTTCATTCGCTCTTTTGGCAACAAAAGGTCTTAATTACGGTGTAGATTTTGCCGGAGGAACAATAGTTCAGGTGAAGTACACAACAGATGCGCCAATTGATGATATGAGAGAGAAGCTAAAGGGTAACAAAATTTTTGAGGATGCCACGATTACAGAATTTGGTTCTGCCGAAGAGGTCGTTATCCGTATGAAAACAACTACCGGAAATGTTACCGTCGATATAGGCGATGTTACTCGTGAGTCACTTAAAGATACGGGAGAATTTGAGGTTCGTCGTGTTGATATAGTTGGTCCAAAAGTCGGAAGCGAGTTAAAAGAAAAAGGGATCATGTCTCTTATCTTGGCTATTGTGGGAATTTTAATCTATGTTGCATTTAGATTTGAGTGGAGATTTGCCGTTGCTTCTATTATCGCTCTTGTTCATGATGTCTCTATCGCTCTTGGTGCTATAGTTTTGGTCGGCTTGGAGGTAAACTTAGATGTTTTAGCTGCACTTCTTACGATTCTTGGTTACTCGCTTAATGATACAATAATTGTTTTTGACAGAATTCGTGAGAGTGTAGTAAAAACCAGAGAGAGTGAACTCTCAGAAATTATAGATGATTCTATTACAAAAACATTAGCTAGAACAACTCTGACTTCACTTACAACACTTTTTGTTGTGTTTACGCTTTTTATGTTTGGCGGTGAAATTATTCATGCTTTTGCATTTACTCTTTTGGTAGGTATTGTTATTGGAACTTATTCATCAATTTTTGTAGCTTCACCTATTTTGCTTCTATTTGGTTTTGATGTGAAAAAATATCATATTAAACTCGCTGAGAAAGCAAAAAGAGAAGCGGAGAAAGAGAGAATGAGATCTCAATTTGAATCTGGAGTTATGTAA
- the secD gene encoding protein translocase subunit SecD encodes MKLNYRVVIFALSIIFGLFFSAPSLFQMQDGKKITLGLDLQGGLHMLLGVKTEEAVKSRIKSIAASIKHFSERKDILIDSLHFDENEITFTLLDKDDAKTVQTFLHEIEGAVVVVVDEKISLSLTNEEIAETEKQAISQAIETIRNRLDQFGLTEPVVARQGEEKILVQLAGIKSADEEQRARELISRAAKLELMAVDEDRAARVHTMSESDAAAYGDVILEDAANPEIKHLVHEIPILDGGMLTDAHVGFDQNNRPLINFSLNAEGAEIFGDFTGKNVGKRLAVVLDGKVYSAPVINERIGGGSGQISGSYSVMEAKDLAIALRSGSLLAPIYLMEKRSVGPSLGADSIKASMIALIGGFILVIVFMIAYYRVAGIIANIALIANLFIILAVMSLFGATLTLPGMAGIVLTVGMAVDANVIISERIRELIHEGVSTHRAIEEGYSNAMRAILDANITTLIAAVVLYAYGTGAIKGFAITISIGILASMITAILGTHGIYQMLEKRIQKSKNNLLWFGIKG; translated from the coding sequence ATGAAGCTTAATTATCGCGTAGTTATTTTTGCTTTATCTATAATATTTGGTCTTTTTTTTTCAGCTCCGTCTCTGTTTCAGATGCAAGACGGAAAAAAAATTACTTTAGGGCTTGATCTTCAAGGCGGACTTCATATGCTTCTTGGTGTAAAAACTGAAGAAGCTGTAAAATCCCGTATTAAATCAATTGCTGCAAGTATTAAACACTTTAGTGAGAGAAAAGATATCCTAATCGATTCTCTTCATTTTGATGAAAATGAGATAACATTTACTCTTTTAGATAAAGATGATGCAAAAACTGTTCAAACATTTTTACATGAAATAGAGGGTGCCGTTGTAGTTGTTGTTGATGAAAAAATTTCTCTGAGTCTTACTAATGAAGAGATAGCAGAGACAGAGAAACAGGCAATTTCTCAGGCGATTGAAACAATAAGAAACAGACTTGATCAATTTGGTTTGACAGAACCGGTGGTTGCTCGTCAAGGCGAAGAAAAAATTCTTGTGCAATTAGCAGGAATTAAGAGTGCTGATGAAGAGCAGCGTGCCCGTGAACTTATATCTCGTGCTGCAAAACTTGAGCTTATGGCTGTTGATGAAGATAGAGCTGCCAGAGTTCATACTATGAGCGAAAGTGATGCCGCAGCTTATGGAGATGTTATTTTAGAAGATGCCGCAAATCCGGAAATAAAACATTTGGTGCATGAAATTCCCATATTAGACGGAGGAATGCTTACAGATGCTCATGTAGGTTTTGATCAAAACAATCGTCCTCTTATTAATTTTTCACTTAATGCTGAAGGTGCTGAGATATTTGGCGATTTTACCGGTAAGAATGTTGGAAAACGCTTAGCTGTTGTTTTAGATGGCAAGGTTTATTCTGCTCCGGTGATAAATGAGAGAATTGGCGGCGGAAGTGGACAAATTTCAGGCAGCTACTCTGTTATGGAAGCAAAAGATTTAGCTATTGCTCTTCGTTCAGGTTCTTTATTGGCGCCAATTTATCTTATGGAAAAGCGTTCAGTCGGGCCAAGTCTTGGCGCTGACAGCATTAAAGCAAGTATGATTGCGCTTATTGGCGGATTTATATTGGTAATTGTATTTATGATTGCTTACTACAGAGTTGCAGGAATTATTGCAAATATTGCTTTGATTGCAAATCTCTTTATTATTTTAGCGGTTATGAGTCTCTTTGGCGCAACATTGACACTTCCGGGTATGGCGGGTATTGTTTTAACAGTCGGTATGGCAGTTGATGCCAATGTTATCATATCAGAGCGTATACGCGAGCTTATACATGAGGGTGTATCGACTCATAGAGCAATAGAAGAGGGTTATTCGAATGCAATGAGAGCTATTTTGGATGCAAATATTACCACACTTATTGCTGCTGTTGTTTTGTATGCGTACGGAACAGGAGCAATTAAAGGTTTTGCAATCACGATAAGTATCGGTATTTTAGCTTCAATGATTACTGCGATTCTTGGAACACATGGGATTTATCAAATGTTAGAAAAAAGAATTCAAAAAAGCAAAAACAATCTTTTATGGTTTGGAATTAAGGGTTAA
- the yajC gene encoding preprotein translocase subunit YajC, whose translation MEILSQLLPFIILIAIMYFVIIRPQQKEAKNRQEMIASLKKGDKIVTAGGVIAVVYKVEEQFFSVKINDETIVKITKEAVARKYEDEA comes from the coding sequence ATGGAAATATTAAGTCAGTTACTGCCATTTATAATTTTAATTGCAATTATGTATTTTGTAATTATCCGCCCACAGCAAAAAGAGGCAAAAAATAGACAAGAGATGATAGCATCTCTTAAAAAAGGTGACAAAATAGTTACTGCTGGCGGAGTAATAGCAGTGGTTTACAAAGTTGAAGAGCAATTTTTCAGTGTTAAAATCAATGATGAAACTATTGTAAAAATAACTAAAGAAGCAGTTGCTAGAAAGTATGAGGATGAAGCTTAA